One segment of Mus caroli chromosome 6, CAROLI_EIJ_v1.1, whole genome shotgun sequence DNA contains the following:
- the Brpf1 gene encoding peregrin isoform X3 produces MGVDFDVKTFCHNLRATKPPYECPVETCRKVYKSYSGIEYHLYHYDHDSPPPPQQTPLRKHKKKGRQSRPANKQSPSPSEVSQSPGREVMSYAQAQRMVEVDLHGRVHRISIFDNLDVVSEDEEAPEEAPENGSNKENTETPAATPKSGKHKNKEKRKDSNHHHHSAPASAAPKLPEVVYRELEQDTPDAPPRPTSYYRYIEKSAEELDEEVEYDMDEEDYIWLDIMNERRKTEGVSPIPQEIFEYLMDRLEKESYFESHNKGDPNALVDEDAVCCICNDGECQNSNVILFCDMCNLAVHQECYGVPYIPEGQWLCRRCLQSPSRAVDCALCPNKGGAFKQTDDGRWAHVVCALWIPEVCFANTVFLEPIDSIEHIPPARWKLTCYICKQRGSGACIQCHKANCYTAFHVTCAQQAGLYMKMEPVRETGANGTSFSVRKTAYCDIHTPPGSARRLPALSHSEGEEEEDEEEDEGKSWSSEKVKKAKAKSRIKMKKARKILAEKRAAAPVVSVPCIPPHRLSKITNRLTIQRKSQFMQRLHSYWTLKRQSRNGVPLLRRLQTHLQSQRNCEQVGRESDDKNWALKEQLKSWQRLRHDLERARLLVELIRKREKLKRETIKIQQIAMEMQLTPFLILLRKTLEQLQEKDTGNIFSEPVPLSEVPDYLDHIKKPMDFFTMKQNLEAYRYLNFDDFEEDFNLIVSNCLKYNAKDTIFYRAAVRLREQGGAVLRQARRQAEKMGIDFETGMHIPHNLTGDEVSHHTEDAVEEERLVLLENQKHLPVEEQLKLLLERLDEVNASKQSVGRSRRAKMIKKEMTALRRKLAHQRETGRDGPERHGPSGRGNLTPHPAACDKDGQTDSAAEESSSQETSKGLGPNMSSTPAHEVGRRTSVLFSKKNPKTAGPPKRPGRPPKNRESQMTPSHGGSPVGPPQLPIMGSLRQRKRGRSPRPSSSSDSDSDKSTEDPPMDLPANGFSSGNQPVKKSFLVYRNDCNLPRSSSDSESSSSSSSSAASDRTSTTPSKQGRGKPSFSRGTFPEDSSEDTSGTENEAYSVGTGRGVGHSSKYPHPKSGVLGTQFQGLASPPAADPPPLSRSCEVVRKSLGRGAGWLSEDEDSPLDALDLVWAKCRGYPSYPALIIDPKMPREGMFHHGVPIPVPPLEVLKLGEQMTQEAREHLYLVLFFDNKRTWQWLPRTKLVPLGVNQDLDKEKMLEGRKSNIRKSVQIAYHRALQHRSKVQGEQSSETSDSD; encoded by the exons ATGGGGGTGGACTTTGATGTGAAGACCTTCTGCCACAACTTGCGAGCAACTAAGCCACCATATGAGTGCCCTGTGGAGACTTGCCGCAAGGTTTACAAGAGTTACAGTGGTATCGAGTACCACCTGTACCACTATGACCACGACAGCCCACCACCCCCACAGCAGACCCCACTGCGCAAGCACAAAAAGAAAGGGCGCCAGTCACGACCAGCCAACAAGCAGTCACCCAGCCCCTCTGAAGTCTCACAGTCACCAGGCCGAGAGGTGATGAGCTATGCTCAGGCCCAGCGCATGGTAGAAGTGGACCTTCATGGCCGTGTCCACCGAATCAGCATCTTTGACAACTTGGATGTGGTGTCAGAGGATGAGGAGGCCCCTGAGGAGGCCCCTGAGAATGGCAGCAACAAGGAAAACACTGAGACACCTGCGGCTACACCTAAGtcaggcaagcataagaacaagGAGAAACGAAAGGACTctaaccaccaccatcacagcGCTCCTGCCAGTGCTGCTCCCAAATTGCCTGAGGTGGTGTATCGTGAGCTAGAGCAAGATACCCCTGACGCACCACCCCGGCCCACTTCCTACTACCG GTACATCGAGAAATCTGCAGAGGAGCTGGATGAGGAGGTGGAGTATGACATGGATGAAGAGGACTATATCTGGCTGGATATCATGAATGAGCGGCGGAAGACTGAAGGTGTAAGTCCCATCCCACAAGAGATCTTTGAGTACTTAATGGACCGTTTGGAGAAGGAGTCGTACTTTGAGAGTCACAATAAAGGTGACCCCAATGCACTAGTGGATGAAGATGCCGTGTGCTGTATCTGCAATGATGGCGAGTGCCAGAACAGCAATGTCATCCTCTTCTGTGACATGTGTAACTTGGCTGTGCACCAGGAGTGCTACGGTGTCCCCTATATCCCTGAAGGCCAGTGGCTGTGCCGCCGTTGCCTGCAGTCACCTTCTCGTGCAGTGGATTGTGCTCTGTGCCCCAATAAGGGTGGTGCCTTCAAGCAGACAGATGATGGCCGCTGGGCCCACGTGGTGTGTGCCTTGTGGATCCCTGAGGTTTGCTTTGCCAACACAGTCTTCCTAGAACCTATTGACAGCATTGAGCACATCCCACCAGCTCGGTGGAAGCTCACCTGCTACATTTGTAAACAGCGGGGCTCTGGAGCCTGCATCCAGTGCCATAAGGCCAATTGCTACACAGCCTTCCATGTGACATGTGCCCAACAAGCTGGCCTTTACATGAAGATGGAACCTGTGCGGGAGACAGGTGCCAATGGTACCTCCTTTAGCGTCCGCAAGACAGCCTACTGTGACATCCACACACCCCCAGGTTCTGCTCGTCGCCTGCCTGCCCTATCCCACAGtgagggtgaggaagaagaggatgaggaagaagatgagggtAAAAGCTGGAGCTCAGAGAAGGTCAAGAAGGCCAAGGCCAAGTCCCGGATTAAGATGAAGAAAGCTCGGAAGATCTTGGCAGAGAAGAGGGCAGCAGCACCTGTGGTGTCCGTGCCCTGCATCCCGCCACACAG GCTCAGTAAGATCACCAACCGCCTGACCATCCAGAGGAAGAGCCAGTTCATGCAGAGGCTGCACAGCTACTGGACTCTGAAACGACAATCACGGAATGGGGTCCCACTACTCAGGCGCCTGCAAACACACCTTCAGTCTCAGAGGAACTGTGAACAAGTTGGG AGAGAGTCTGATGATAAAAACTGGGCCCTCAAAGAACAGCTCAAGTCCTGGCAGAGACTGCGGCATGACCTGGAGCGAGCTCGGCTGCTGGTGGAGTTGATCCGCAAGCGAGAGAAACTAAAAAGGGAGACG ATCAAGATCCAGCAGATTGCCATGGAGATGCAGCTGACCcctttcctcatcctcctccGAAAAACCTTGGAGCAGCTCCAAGAGAAGGACACAGGCAACATCTTCAGCGAGCCGGTCCCTCTGTCTGAG GTACCCGACTACCTAGACCACATCAAAAAGCCCATGGACTTTTTCACCATGAAGCAGAACTTGGAGGCTTACCGCTACTTGAACTTTGATGATTTTGAGGAGGACTTCAACCTCATTGTCAGCAACTGCCTAAAGTATAATGCCAAGGACACCATCTTCTACAGGGCAGCAGTGCGACTCCGTGAGCAGGGTGGTGCTGTGCTCCGTCAAGCCCGGCGACAGGCAGAAAAAATGGGCATTGACTTTGAGACGGGCATGCATATCCCTCACAACCTGACTGGAGATGAGGTCTCACACCACACTGAAGATG CAGTAGAGGAAGAACGGCTGGTCCTGCTGGAGAACCAGAAACACCTGCCAGTAGAAGAACAGCTGAAGTTGTTGCTGGAGAGGCTGGATGAAGTCAATGCCAGCAAGCAGAGTGTGGGCCGCTCTCGGCGTGCAAAAATGATCAAGAAGGAGATGACAGCATTGCGGCGGAAGCTTGCTCACCAGCGGGAGACTGGCCGGGATGGGCCTGAGCGTCATGGCCCCTCAGGTCGGGGCAATCTGACACCCCACCCAGCAGCCTGTGACAAAGATGGACAGACCGACAGTGCCGCAGAAGAGAGCAGCAGCCAGGAAACAAGCAAAG gCCTGGGTCCCAACATGTCCTCAACCCCCGCACATGAGGTGGGCAGGAGAACCTCAGTTCTGTTCTCCAAAAAGAACCCGAAGACAGCTGGACCGCCCAAGAGGCCGGGCCGGCCCCCCAAAAACCGGGAGAGCCAGATGACCCCCAGCCACGGAGGCAGTCCTGTGGGGCCCCCTCAGCTCCCCATCATGGGCTCCCTACGTCAGCGCAAGCGGGGTAGGAGCCCCCGGCCCAGTTCAAGCTCAGACAGCGACAGTGATAAGTCCACAGAAGATCCCCCAATGG ACTTACCAGCCAATGGCTTCAGCAGTGGGAACCAGCCAGTGAAGAAGAGTTTCTTGGTGTACCGTAATGACTGCAACCTTCCCCGAAGCAGCTCAGACTCTgagtccagcagcagcagcagcagcagtgcagCCTCAGACCGGACCAG CACAACTCCCTCAAAACAAGGCAGGGGCAAGCCCTCTTTCTCTCGGGGCACATTCCCAGAAGACAGTAGTGAAGATACCTCAGGCACTGAGAATGAGGCCTACTCCGTGGGCACTGGCCGCGGCGTGGGCCACAGCAGTAAGTACCCTCACCCAAAGTCAGGGGTGCTGGGGACCCAGTTTCAAGGCCTTGCCAGCCCCCCAGCTGCTGATCCGCCCCCTCTCTCCCGTTCCTGTGAAGTGGTAAGAAAGAGTCTGGGTCGAGGAGCTGGCTGGCTGTCAGAGGATGAGGACTCCCCGTTGGATGCTCTGGACCTTGTGTGGGCCAAATGCCGAGGCTATCCATCATACCCAGCTCTG ATCATTGATCCAAAGATGCCCCGAGAAGGTATGTTCCACCATGGGGTTCCTATCCCTGTACCACCACTGGAGGTTCTAAAACTTGGGGAACAAATGACACAGGAAGCCCGAGAGCATCTCTACCTCGTTCTCTTCTTTGACAACAAACGAACCTG GCAGTGGCTGCCCCGGACTAAGCTCGTTCCTCTGGGTGTGAACCAGGATCTAGACAAAGAGAAGATGCTGGAGGGCCGCAAGTCCAACATCCGCAAGTCAGTGCAGATTGCTTACCACAGGGCTCTGCAGCACCGAAGCAAGGTGCAGGGTGAGCAGAGCAGCGAGACCAGCGATAGTGACTGA
- the Brpf1 gene encoding peregrin isoform X6, translated as MGVDFDVKTFCHNLRATKPPYECPVETCRKVYKSYSGIEYHLYHYDHDSPPPPQQTPLRKHKKKGRQSRPANKQSPSPSEVSQSPGREVMSYAQAQRMVEVDLHGRVHRISIFDNLDVVSEDEEAPEEAPENGSNKENTETPAATPKSGKHKNKEKRKDSNHHHHSAPASAAPKLPEVVYRELEQDTPDAPPRPTSYYRYIEKSAEELDEEVEYDMDEEDYIWLDIMNERRKTEGVSPIPQEIFEYLMDRLEKESYFESHNKGDPNALVDEDAVCCICNDGECQNSNVILFCDMCNLAVHQECYGVPYIPEGQWLCRRCLQSPSRAVDCALCPNKGGAFKQTDDGRWAHVVCALWIPEVCFANTVFLEPIDSIEHIPPARWKLTCYICKQRGSGACIQCHKANCYTAFHVTCAQQAGLYMKMEPVRETGANGTSFSVRKTAYCDIHTPPGSARRLPALSHSEGEEEEDEEEDEGKSWSSEKVKKAKAKSRIKMKKARKILAEKRAAAPVVSVPCIPPHRLSKITNRLTIQRKSQFMQRLHSYWTLKRQSRNGVPLLRRLQTHLQSQRNCEQVGRESDDKNWALKEQLKSWQRLRHDLERARLLVELIRKREKLKRETIKIQQIAMEMQLTPFLILLRKTLEQLQEKDTGNIFSEPVPLSEVTELDEVPDYLDHIKKPMDFFTMKQNLEAYRYLNFDDFEEDFNLIVSNCLKYNAKDTIFYRAAVRLREQGGAVLRQARRQAEKMGIDFETGMHIPHNLTGDEVSHHTEDVEEERLVLLENQKHLPVEEQLKLLLERLDEVNASKQSVGRSRRAKMIKKEMTALRRKLAHQRETGRDGPERHGPSGRGNLTPHPAACDKDGQTDSAAEESSSQETSKGLGPNMSSTPAHEVGRRTSVLFSKKNPKTAGPPKRPGRPPKNRESQMTPSHGGSPVGPPQLPIMGSLRQRKRGRSPRPSSSSDSDSDKSTEDPPMDLPANGFSSGNQPVKKSFLVYRNDCNLPRSSSDSESSSSSSSSAASDRTSTTPSKQGRGKPSFSRGTFPEDSSEDTSGTENEAYSVGTGRGVGHSMVRKSLGRGAGWLSEDEDSPLDALDLVWAKCRGYPSYPALIIDPKMPREGMFHHGVPIPVPPLEVLKLGEQMTQEAREHLYLVLFFDNKRTWQWLPRTKLVPLGVNQDLDKEKMLEGRKSNIRKSVQIAYHRALQHRSKVQGEQSSETSDSD; from the exons ATGGGGGTGGACTTTGATGTGAAGACCTTCTGCCACAACTTGCGAGCAACTAAGCCACCATATGAGTGCCCTGTGGAGACTTGCCGCAAGGTTTACAAGAGTTACAGTGGTATCGAGTACCACCTGTACCACTATGACCACGACAGCCCACCACCCCCACAGCAGACCCCACTGCGCAAGCACAAAAAGAAAGGGCGCCAGTCACGACCAGCCAACAAGCAGTCACCCAGCCCCTCTGAAGTCTCACAGTCACCAGGCCGAGAGGTGATGAGCTATGCTCAGGCCCAGCGCATGGTAGAAGTGGACCTTCATGGCCGTGTCCACCGAATCAGCATCTTTGACAACTTGGATGTGGTGTCAGAGGATGAGGAGGCCCCTGAGGAGGCCCCTGAGAATGGCAGCAACAAGGAAAACACTGAGACACCTGCGGCTACACCTAAGtcaggcaagcataagaacaagGAGAAACGAAAGGACTctaaccaccaccatcacagcGCTCCTGCCAGTGCTGCTCCCAAATTGCCTGAGGTGGTGTATCGTGAGCTAGAGCAAGATACCCCTGACGCACCACCCCGGCCCACTTCCTACTACCG GTACATCGAGAAATCTGCAGAGGAGCTGGATGAGGAGGTGGAGTATGACATGGATGAAGAGGACTATATCTGGCTGGATATCATGAATGAGCGGCGGAAGACTGAAGGTGTAAGTCCCATCCCACAAGAGATCTTTGAGTACTTAATGGACCGTTTGGAGAAGGAGTCGTACTTTGAGAGTCACAATAAAGGTGACCCCAATGCACTAGTGGATGAAGATGCCGTGTGCTGTATCTGCAATGATGGCGAGTGCCAGAACAGCAATGTCATCCTCTTCTGTGACATGTGTAACTTGGCTGTGCACCAGGAGTGCTACGGTGTCCCCTATATCCCTGAAGGCCAGTGGCTGTGCCGCCGTTGCCTGCAGTCACCTTCTCGTGCAGTGGATTGTGCTCTGTGCCCCAATAAGGGTGGTGCCTTCAAGCAGACAGATGATGGCCGCTGGGCCCACGTGGTGTGTGCCTTGTGGATCCCTGAGGTTTGCTTTGCCAACACAGTCTTCCTAGAACCTATTGACAGCATTGAGCACATCCCACCAGCTCGGTGGAAGCTCACCTGCTACATTTGTAAACAGCGGGGCTCTGGAGCCTGCATCCAGTGCCATAAGGCCAATTGCTACACAGCCTTCCATGTGACATGTGCCCAACAAGCTGGCCTTTACATGAAGATGGAACCTGTGCGGGAGACAGGTGCCAATGGTACCTCCTTTAGCGTCCGCAAGACAGCCTACTGTGACATCCACACACCCCCAGGTTCTGCTCGTCGCCTGCCTGCCCTATCCCACAGtgagggtgaggaagaagaggatgaggaagaagatgagggtAAAAGCTGGAGCTCAGAGAAGGTCAAGAAGGCCAAGGCCAAGTCCCGGATTAAGATGAAGAAAGCTCGGAAGATCTTGGCAGAGAAGAGGGCAGCAGCACCTGTGGTGTCCGTGCCCTGCATCCCGCCACACAG GCTCAGTAAGATCACCAACCGCCTGACCATCCAGAGGAAGAGCCAGTTCATGCAGAGGCTGCACAGCTACTGGACTCTGAAACGACAATCACGGAATGGGGTCCCACTACTCAGGCGCCTGCAAACACACCTTCAGTCTCAGAGGAACTGTGAACAAGTTGGG AGAGAGTCTGATGATAAAAACTGGGCCCTCAAAGAACAGCTCAAGTCCTGGCAGAGACTGCGGCATGACCTGGAGCGAGCTCGGCTGCTGGTGGAGTTGATCCGCAAGCGAGAGAAACTAAAAAGGGAGACG ATCAAGATCCAGCAGATTGCCATGGAGATGCAGCTGACCcctttcctcatcctcctccGAAAAACCTTGGAGCAGCTCCAAGAGAAGGACACAGGCAACATCTTCAGCGAGCCGGTCCCTCTGTCTGAGGTAACCGAATTGGACGAA GTACCCGACTACCTAGACCACATCAAAAAGCCCATGGACTTTTTCACCATGAAGCAGAACTTGGAGGCTTACCGCTACTTGAACTTTGATGATTTTGAGGAGGACTTCAACCTCATTGTCAGCAACTGCCTAAAGTATAATGCCAAGGACACCATCTTCTACAGGGCAGCAGTGCGACTCCGTGAGCAGGGTGGTGCTGTGCTCCGTCAAGCCCGGCGACAGGCAGAAAAAATGGGCATTGACTTTGAGACGGGCATGCATATCCCTCACAACCTGACTGGAGATGAGGTCTCACACCACACTGAAGATG TAGAGGAAGAACGGCTGGTCCTGCTGGAGAACCAGAAACACCTGCCAGTAGAAGAACAGCTGAAGTTGTTGCTGGAGAGGCTGGATGAAGTCAATGCCAGCAAGCAGAGTGTGGGCCGCTCTCGGCGTGCAAAAATGATCAAGAAGGAGATGACAGCATTGCGGCGGAAGCTTGCTCACCAGCGGGAGACTGGCCGGGATGGGCCTGAGCGTCATGGCCCCTCAGGTCGGGGCAATCTGACACCCCACCCAGCAGCCTGTGACAAAGATGGACAGACCGACAGTGCCGCAGAAGAGAGCAGCAGCCAGGAAACAAGCAAAG gCCTGGGTCCCAACATGTCCTCAACCCCCGCACATGAGGTGGGCAGGAGAACCTCAGTTCTGTTCTCCAAAAAGAACCCGAAGACAGCTGGACCGCCCAAGAGGCCGGGCCGGCCCCCCAAAAACCGGGAGAGCCAGATGACCCCCAGCCACGGAGGCAGTCCTGTGGGGCCCCCTCAGCTCCCCATCATGGGCTCCCTACGTCAGCGCAAGCGGGGTAGGAGCCCCCGGCCCAGTTCAAGCTCAGACAGCGACAGTGATAAGTCCACAGAAGATCCCCCAATGG ACTTACCAGCCAATGGCTTCAGCAGTGGGAACCAGCCAGTGAAGAAGAGTTTCTTGGTGTACCGTAATGACTGCAACCTTCCCCGAAGCAGCTCAGACTCTgagtccagcagcagcagcagcagcagtgcagCCTCAGACCGGACCAG CACAACTCCCTCAAAACAAGGCAGGGGCAAGCCCTCTTTCTCTCGGGGCACATTCCCAGAAGACAGTAGTGAAGATACCTCAGGCACTGAGAATGAGGCCTACTCCGTGGGCACTGGCCGCGGCGTGGGCCACAGCA TGGTAAGAAAGAGTCTGGGTCGAGGAGCTGGCTGGCTGTCAGAGGATGAGGACTCCCCGTTGGATGCTCTGGACCTTGTGTGGGCCAAATGCCGAGGCTATCCATCATACCCAGCTCTG ATCATTGATCCAAAGATGCCCCGAGAAGGTATGTTCCACCATGGGGTTCCTATCCCTGTACCACCACTGGAGGTTCTAAAACTTGGGGAACAAATGACACAGGAAGCCCGAGAGCATCTCTACCTCGTTCTCTTCTTTGACAACAAACGAACCTG GCAGTGGCTGCCCCGGACTAAGCTCGTTCCTCTGGGTGTGAACCAGGATCTAGACAAAGAGAAGATGCTGGAGGGCCGCAAGTCCAACATCCGCAAGTCAGTGCAGATTGCTTACCACAGGGCTCTGCAGCACCGAAGCAAGGTGCAGGGTGAGCAGAGCAGCGAGACCAGCGATAGTGACTGA
- the Brpf1 gene encoding peregrin isoform X1: MGVDFDVKTFCHNLRATKPPYECPVETCRKVYKSYSGIEYHLYHYDHDSPPPPQQTPLRKHKKKGRQSRPANKQSPSPSEVSQSPGREVMSYAQAQRMVEVDLHGRVHRISIFDNLDVVSEDEEAPEEAPENGSNKENTETPAATPKSGKHKNKEKRKDSNHHHHSAPASAAPKLPEVVYRELEQDTPDAPPRPTSYYRYIEKSAEELDEEVEYDMDEEDYIWLDIMNERRKTEGVSPIPQEIFEYLMDRLEKESYFESHNKGDPNALVDEDAVCCICNDGECQNSNVILFCDMCNLAVHQECYGVPYIPEGQWLCRRCLQSPSRAVDCALCPNKGGAFKQTDDGRWAHVVCALWIPEVCFANTVFLEPIDSIEHIPPARWKLTCYICKQRGSGACIQCHKANCYTAFHVTCAQQAGLYMKMEPVRETGANGTSFSVRKTAYCDIHTPPGSARRLPALSHSEGEEEEDEEEDEGKSWSSEKVKKAKAKSRIKMKKARKILAEKRAAAPVVSVPCIPPHRLSKITNRLTIQRKSQFMQRLHSYWTLKRQSRNGVPLLRRLQTHLQSQRNCEQVGRESDDKNWALKEQLKSWQRLRHDLERARLLVELIRKREKLKRETIKIQQIAMEMQLTPFLILLRKTLEQLQEKDTGNIFSEPVPLSEVTELDEVPDYLDHIKKPMDFFTMKQNLEAYRYLNFDDFEEDFNLIVSNCLKYNAKDTIFYRAAVRLREQGGAVLRQARRQAEKMGIDFETGMHIPHNLTGDEVSHHTEDAVEEERLVLLENQKHLPVEEQLKLLLERLDEVNASKQSVGRSRRAKMIKKEMTALRRKLAHQRETGRDGPERHGPSGRGNLTPHPAACDKDGQTDSAAEESSSQETSKGLGPNMSSTPAHEVGRRTSVLFSKKNPKTAGPPKRPGRPPKNRESQMTPSHGGSPVGPPQLPIMGSLRQRKRGRSPRPSSSSDSDSDKSTEDPPMDLPANGFSSGNQPVKKSFLVYRNDCNLPRSSSDSESSSSSSSSAASDRTSTTPSKQGRGKPSFSRGTFPEDSSEDTSGTENEAYSVGTGRGVGHSSKYPHPKSGVLGTQFQGLASPPAADPPPLSRSCEVVRKSLGRGAGWLSEDEDSPLDALDLVWAKCRGYPSYPALIIDPKMPREGMFHHGVPIPVPPLEVLKLGEQMTQEAREHLYLVLFFDNKRTWQWLPRTKLVPLGVNQDLDKEKMLEGRKSNIRKSVQIAYHRALQHRSKVQGEQSSETSDSD, encoded by the exons ATGGGGGTGGACTTTGATGTGAAGACCTTCTGCCACAACTTGCGAGCAACTAAGCCACCATATGAGTGCCCTGTGGAGACTTGCCGCAAGGTTTACAAGAGTTACAGTGGTATCGAGTACCACCTGTACCACTATGACCACGACAGCCCACCACCCCCACAGCAGACCCCACTGCGCAAGCACAAAAAGAAAGGGCGCCAGTCACGACCAGCCAACAAGCAGTCACCCAGCCCCTCTGAAGTCTCACAGTCACCAGGCCGAGAGGTGATGAGCTATGCTCAGGCCCAGCGCATGGTAGAAGTGGACCTTCATGGCCGTGTCCACCGAATCAGCATCTTTGACAACTTGGATGTGGTGTCAGAGGATGAGGAGGCCCCTGAGGAGGCCCCTGAGAATGGCAGCAACAAGGAAAACACTGAGACACCTGCGGCTACACCTAAGtcaggcaagcataagaacaagGAGAAACGAAAGGACTctaaccaccaccatcacagcGCTCCTGCCAGTGCTGCTCCCAAATTGCCTGAGGTGGTGTATCGTGAGCTAGAGCAAGATACCCCTGACGCACCACCCCGGCCCACTTCCTACTACCG GTACATCGAGAAATCTGCAGAGGAGCTGGATGAGGAGGTGGAGTATGACATGGATGAAGAGGACTATATCTGGCTGGATATCATGAATGAGCGGCGGAAGACTGAAGGTGTAAGTCCCATCCCACAAGAGATCTTTGAGTACTTAATGGACCGTTTGGAGAAGGAGTCGTACTTTGAGAGTCACAATAAAGGTGACCCCAATGCACTAGTGGATGAAGATGCCGTGTGCTGTATCTGCAATGATGGCGAGTGCCAGAACAGCAATGTCATCCTCTTCTGTGACATGTGTAACTTGGCTGTGCACCAGGAGTGCTACGGTGTCCCCTATATCCCTGAAGGCCAGTGGCTGTGCCGCCGTTGCCTGCAGTCACCTTCTCGTGCAGTGGATTGTGCTCTGTGCCCCAATAAGGGTGGTGCCTTCAAGCAGACAGATGATGGCCGCTGGGCCCACGTGGTGTGTGCCTTGTGGATCCCTGAGGTTTGCTTTGCCAACACAGTCTTCCTAGAACCTATTGACAGCATTGAGCACATCCCACCAGCTCGGTGGAAGCTCACCTGCTACATTTGTAAACAGCGGGGCTCTGGAGCCTGCATCCAGTGCCATAAGGCCAATTGCTACACAGCCTTCCATGTGACATGTGCCCAACAAGCTGGCCTTTACATGAAGATGGAACCTGTGCGGGAGACAGGTGCCAATGGTACCTCCTTTAGCGTCCGCAAGACAGCCTACTGTGACATCCACACACCCCCAGGTTCTGCTCGTCGCCTGCCTGCCCTATCCCACAGtgagggtgaggaagaagaggatgaggaagaagatgagggtAAAAGCTGGAGCTCAGAGAAGGTCAAGAAGGCCAAGGCCAAGTCCCGGATTAAGATGAAGAAAGCTCGGAAGATCTTGGCAGAGAAGAGGGCAGCAGCACCTGTGGTGTCCGTGCCCTGCATCCCGCCACACAG GCTCAGTAAGATCACCAACCGCCTGACCATCCAGAGGAAGAGCCAGTTCATGCAGAGGCTGCACAGCTACTGGACTCTGAAACGACAATCACGGAATGGGGTCCCACTACTCAGGCGCCTGCAAACACACCTTCAGTCTCAGAGGAACTGTGAACAAGTTGGG AGAGAGTCTGATGATAAAAACTGGGCCCTCAAAGAACAGCTCAAGTCCTGGCAGAGACTGCGGCATGACCTGGAGCGAGCTCGGCTGCTGGTGGAGTTGATCCGCAAGCGAGAGAAACTAAAAAGGGAGACG ATCAAGATCCAGCAGATTGCCATGGAGATGCAGCTGACCcctttcctcatcctcctccGAAAAACCTTGGAGCAGCTCCAAGAGAAGGACACAGGCAACATCTTCAGCGAGCCGGTCCCTCTGTCTGAGGTAACCGAATTGGACGAA GTACCCGACTACCTAGACCACATCAAAAAGCCCATGGACTTTTTCACCATGAAGCAGAACTTGGAGGCTTACCGCTACTTGAACTTTGATGATTTTGAGGAGGACTTCAACCTCATTGTCAGCAACTGCCTAAAGTATAATGCCAAGGACACCATCTTCTACAGGGCAGCAGTGCGACTCCGTGAGCAGGGTGGTGCTGTGCTCCGTCAAGCCCGGCGACAGGCAGAAAAAATGGGCATTGACTTTGAGACGGGCATGCATATCCCTCACAACCTGACTGGAGATGAGGTCTCACACCACACTGAAGATG CAGTAGAGGAAGAACGGCTGGTCCTGCTGGAGAACCAGAAACACCTGCCAGTAGAAGAACAGCTGAAGTTGTTGCTGGAGAGGCTGGATGAAGTCAATGCCAGCAAGCAGAGTGTGGGCCGCTCTCGGCGTGCAAAAATGATCAAGAAGGAGATGACAGCATTGCGGCGGAAGCTTGCTCACCAGCGGGAGACTGGCCGGGATGGGCCTGAGCGTCATGGCCCCTCAGGTCGGGGCAATCTGACACCCCACCCAGCAGCCTGTGACAAAGATGGACAGACCGACAGTGCCGCAGAAGAGAGCAGCAGCCAGGAAACAAGCAAAG gCCTGGGTCCCAACATGTCCTCAACCCCCGCACATGAGGTGGGCAGGAGAACCTCAGTTCTGTTCTCCAAAAAGAACCCGAAGACAGCTGGACCGCCCAAGAGGCCGGGCCGGCCCCCCAAAAACCGGGAGAGCCAGATGACCCCCAGCCACGGAGGCAGTCCTGTGGGGCCCCCTCAGCTCCCCATCATGGGCTCCCTACGTCAGCGCAAGCGGGGTAGGAGCCCCCGGCCCAGTTCAAGCTCAGACAGCGACAGTGATAAGTCCACAGAAGATCCCCCAATGG ACTTACCAGCCAATGGCTTCAGCAGTGGGAACCAGCCAGTGAAGAAGAGTTTCTTGGTGTACCGTAATGACTGCAACCTTCCCCGAAGCAGCTCAGACTCTgagtccagcagcagcagcagcagcagtgcagCCTCAGACCGGACCAG CACAACTCCCTCAAAACAAGGCAGGGGCAAGCCCTCTTTCTCTCGGGGCACATTCCCAGAAGACAGTAGTGAAGATACCTCAGGCACTGAGAATGAGGCCTACTCCGTGGGCACTGGCCGCGGCGTGGGCCACAGCAGTAAGTACCCTCACCCAAAGTCAGGGGTGCTGGGGACCCAGTTTCAAGGCCTTGCCAGCCCCCCAGCTGCTGATCCGCCCCCTCTCTCCCGTTCCTGTGAAGTGGTAAGAAAGAGTCTGGGTCGAGGAGCTGGCTGGCTGTCAGAGGATGAGGACTCCCCGTTGGATGCTCTGGACCTTGTGTGGGCCAAATGCCGAGGCTATCCATCATACCCAGCTCTG ATCATTGATCCAAAGATGCCCCGAGAAGGTATGTTCCACCATGGGGTTCCTATCCCTGTACCACCACTGGAGGTTCTAAAACTTGGGGAACAAATGACACAGGAAGCCCGAGAGCATCTCTACCTCGTTCTCTTCTTTGACAACAAACGAACCTG GCAGTGGCTGCCCCGGACTAAGCTCGTTCCTCTGGGTGTGAACCAGGATCTAGACAAAGAGAAGATGCTGGAGGGCCGCAAGTCCAACATCCGCAAGTCAGTGCAGATTGCTTACCACAGGGCTCTGCAGCACCGAAGCAAGGTGCAGGGTGAGCAGAGCAGCGAGACCAGCGATAGTGACTGA